A window of the Dyadobacter pollutisoli genome harbors these coding sequences:
- a CDS encoding response regulator transcription factor: MKKKILYVEDDPNLAFATKDNLEEYDYEVVHAKDGAEALKIFGKEHFDICVLDVMLPRMDGFSLAEKIRASDSQVPILFLTARSLQEDKIKGLKLGADDYITKPFSIEELKLRIDVFLRRSKSDQPAPVKSDPNKVGSYTFDFQKLTLAIDGSIQNLTFREAEVLKYLAERTDQVIRRDELLKAIWGDDDYFMGRSLDVFISRLRKYLSGDPDIRIDNVHGVGFRIRW; the protein is encoded by the coding sequence ATGAAAAAGAAGATTTTATATGTAGAGGACGATCCTAACCTGGCATTTGCTACAAAGGATAATCTGGAGGAATACGATTACGAAGTGGTTCATGCCAAGGATGGGGCAGAAGCACTAAAAATTTTTGGTAAGGAACATTTCGATATCTGCGTCCTGGATGTGATGCTTCCGAGAATGGACGGCTTTTCACTCGCTGAAAAAATCAGGGCTTCAGACAGCCAGGTCCCGATCCTTTTTCTCACCGCCCGATCTTTGCAGGAAGATAAGATCAAAGGCCTGAAACTGGGCGCGGACGACTATATTACCAAGCCATTCAGCATTGAAGAGTTAAAGCTTCGGATCGACGTTTTTTTGCGCCGTAGCAAATCCGATCAACCCGCTCCTGTTAAATCTGATCCCAATAAAGTAGGTAGTTACACATTTGATTTCCAAAAACTTACATTGGCAATCGACGGAAGTATCCAGAACCTGACATTCCGGGAAGCAGAAGTTTTGAAGTACCTCGCAGAAAGGACTGATCAGGTGATCCGACGAGATGAATTGCTGAAAGCGATCTGGGGAGACGACGATTATTTCATGGGCCGCAGCCTCGACGTTTTTATATCCAGACTACGAAAATACCTGTCCGGCGACCCCGATATCCGCATTGACAATGTGCATGGTGTTGGGTTCAGAATCAGATGGTGA
- the rpmB gene encoding 50S ribosomal protein L28: MAKVCQITGKRTRVGNNVSHANNKTKRKFFPNLQKKRFFLPSSGEWVTLKVATSALRTINKNGIEATIQKAYDKGTLTF; this comes from the coding sequence ATGGCTAAGGTTTGTCAAATTACAGGTAAAAGAACTCGCGTTGGAAATAACGTTTCTCACGCTAACAATAAAACAAAACGTAAATTCTTCCCGAATTTGCAAAAGAAACGTTTCTTCCTTCCTTCGTCAGGAGAATGGGTTACGTTGAAAGTAGCAACTTCTGCTCTTCGCACCATCAACAAGAATGGTATCGAAGCAACTATACAAAAGGCTTACGACAAAGGAACGCTTACGTTCTAA
- the folK gene encoding 2-amino-4-hydroxy-6-hydroxymethyldihydropteridine diphosphokinase, which translates to MDSPGSVFLLLGSNLGDRLLVMQSARELIAEKVGTLRSQSSIYETEPWGILDQPAFLNQVIEIETALGPEEVLRHILDIEHELGRVRYVRWGARVIDIDLLFYQNVIQDTARLTLPHPRIQDRRFTLAPLAEIAPDFIHPIFGKTALQLLEECTDISNVSKIS; encoded by the coding sequence ATGGATTCTCCCGGCAGTGTATTTCTTCTATTAGGATCCAATCTGGGGGATAGGTTACTGGTTATGCAGTCCGCGCGTGAGCTTATTGCAGAAAAAGTAGGGACATTGCGCTCGCAATCGTCCATTTACGAAACTGAGCCCTGGGGTATACTGGATCAGCCTGCTTTTCTAAATCAGGTGATTGAAATAGAAACAGCATTGGGCCCGGAAGAAGTTTTACGTCACATTCTCGACATCGAGCATGAGCTCGGGCGCGTACGCTACGTGCGCTGGGGAGCACGGGTGATTGACATTGACTTACTTTTTTATCAAAACGTAATCCAGGACACTGCCCGGCTTACATTACCTCATCCAAGAATTCAGGACAGGCGGTTCACGCTCGCCCCGCTCGCCGAAATCGCCCCGGATTTCATTCACCCAATATTTGGAAAAACCGCTTTGCAACTATTAGAGGAATGCACTGATATCAGTAACGTGTCAAAAATTTCATAA